A window from Montipora capricornis isolate CH-2021 chromosome 7, ASM3666992v2, whole genome shotgun sequence encodes these proteins:
- the LOC138055625 gene encoding uncharacterized protein — protein MSNLVLIRTLRDSTDSDVRKPLRKMLTLECVRNKDRMAVEPIVRLSRPEVIEVLSKVSLVVHTLVPEKYRFWASNQKGVCCHPVAICPGPLGSVLALDYDFDTSCSRLLKIRLHQPADVAELQNGLKDSRDLCFSRGVAYIAERGNACIRFEDLNGKVRLNPNSLRSRADLERTLTDYNLSIEGTVPTLRNRLSQHLLQLEARVTKNMLQTDVPLSMPAAVCVASDDLLLCADDGHRVVYQIQLERNGVTINGKLRKLIGYPEGIHRLESLTLSDSSVVYFAAAKSPHCNGGLYCFDIESSEVTNVLGNMTDNCREIKKVARFKETLVFTDVGGRQVKRYNPTTKEVETLAGDGCEGAQDGTEKSCSFVQVHGVCSVSDSVFTTDAAAGKIKLLTGLSGTTDFLKHLGILYDTFGITCKAATSQPITPEQVIQNLNTVDGYIKATVMNVKETNNLKENSTTNGPQGTVSQKTQTSIELLLNGVKSLVSKVTVVNPSYKDTIDWKILLTTIVENLHAVSHFKHETFDVLQYATDFGTISKESLKRITKWGAKYFTHPSSYYPVPQTGMAFKDIQYMTPLPPDELSKREEETMKDWVENYRPVRQRTVRSETTKDKAGALPPAVYSNSNTDVTTRVSFQADQVEETPAVSSDMPSAVTDVPVLNFVSDATVPQLTLASTADYNQVEEYESDSDDSDNDVDIDSEELVIGKPVMTRSGRQVRVWTRFDV, from the coding sequence ATGTCTAATCTAGTATTAATCCGCACATTAAGAGACTCGACAGATTCGGATGTCCGCAAACCGCTAAGAAAAATGCTCACCTTGGAATGCGTACGAAATAAAGATAGGATGGCAGTGGAACCAATAGTGCGACTTTCCAGGCCTGAGGTGATAGAAGTGTTGAGTAAGGTGTCGCTTGTGGTACACACTCTGGTTCCGGAAAAGTATAGATTTTGGGCCTCGAATCAAAAAGGGGTTTGTTGCCATCCTGTTGCCATCTGCCCGGGACCTCTTGGTAGTGTTTTGGCCCTGGATTACGACTTTGACACCTCTTGCTCTCGCCTGCTCAAAATAAGGCTTCACCAACCAGCTGATGTAGCAGAACTGCAGAATGGGCTTAAAGATTCGAGAGATCTATGTTTCAGCAGAGGTGTAGCCTATATAGCAGAGCGCGGTAATGCGTGCATAAGATTTGAAGACCTCAACGGAAAGGTTAGGCTAAACCCCAACTCTCTACGCTCACGTGCTGATTTGGAGAGAACGCTAACTGACTATAATCTGTCAATCGAGGGAACCGTCCCTACTCTACGAAATCGTCTTTCTCAGCACTTGTTGCAGCTAGAAGCCAGAGTGACGAAGAACATGTTGCAAACTGATGTGCCGCTTTCGATGCCTGCAGCTGTGTGTGTGGCCAGCGACGACTTGTTACTGTGTGCTGATGATGGTCACCGAGTTGTTTATCAGATTCAGCTGGAACGGAATGGGGTTACAATAAACGGAAAATTACGGAAACTAATAGGCTATCCAGAGGGCATTCATCGCTTGGAGTCGCTTACACTGTCTGATTCTTCAGTTGTGTACTTCGCTGCGGCAAAAAGTCCCCATTGTAACGGTGGCCTGTACTGTTTTGACATCGAATCCAGCGAGGTAACAAATGTGCTTGGAAACATGACTGACAACTGCAGAGAGATCAAGAAAGTAGCAAGATTCAAGGAAACACTAGTTTTTACAGATGTTGGGGGTCGACAAGTAAAGCGGTACAATCCAACGACCAAGGAAGTCGAAACTCTTGCTGGAGATGGTTGCGAAGGAGCGCAAGACGGGACTGAAAAAAGCTGCAGCTTCGTTCAAGTGCACGGCGTATGCAGTGTTTCAGATTCAGTTTTTACAACGGATGCCGCGGCAGGGAAAATCAAGCTTTTGACGGGTTTGTCAGGAACAACCGACTTTTTAAAACACCTTGGCATTCTTTATGACACATTTGGTATTACTTGCAAAGCTGCTACCTCTCAGCCAATTACGCCAGAGCAGGTCATTCAGAATCTGAACACAGTAGATGGGTACATCAAAGCTACAGTCATGAATGTCAAGGAAACCAACAACCTCAAGGAGAACTCAACAACGAACGGTCCTCAAGGAACAGTGTCCCAGAAAACACAAACCTCTATTGAGCTTCTACTGAATGGTGTGAAGAGCCTTGTGAGCAAAGTAACAGTTGTTAATCCAAGCTACAAAGATACTATCGACTGGAAAATATTACTAACCACAATAGTAGAGAATTTACACGCCGTTTCACATTTTAAACATGAGACATTTGATGTTCTTCAATATGCCACAGACTTTGGCACCATATCAAAGGAGTCGTTGAAGCGAATTACGAAGTGGGGGGCGAAATACTTCACGCATCCATCTTCATACTACCCAGTGCCACAGACTGGGATGGCGTTCAAGGACATACAGTACATGACACCACTTCCTCCTGACGAGCTTtcaaaaagagaggaagagacAATGAAAGATTGGGTGGAGAACTACCGTCCTGTTCGTCAGAGAACCGTGAGGAGTGAGACAACAAAAGATAAAGCAGGAGCTCTTCCCCCGGCAGTATATTCCAATTCAAATACTGATGTCACTACAAGGGTCTCCTTTCAAGCTGACCAAGTCGAAGAAACGCCCGCTGTCTCCTCTGATATGCCCTCTGCTGTCACCGATGTGCCTGTGTTGAACTTTGTAAGCGATGCTACTGTACCACAGCTAACGCTCGCGTCAACTGCAGATTATAACCAGGTGGAGGAGTACGAGAGCGATTCCGATGACAGTGACAATGATGTCGATATTGATTCCGAAGAACTGGTCATTGGAAAGCCAGTGATGACAAGATCTGGGAGACAAGTCAGGGTCTGGACAAGGTTTGACGTTTAG